In a single window of the Pseudoxanthomonas sp. F37 genome:
- the ppx gene encoding exopolyphosphatase gives MAPLTSPTSPPLQDGDLLAAIDLGSNSFHMVVARSLLGQLRVVDRLRETVRMADGLDGKGGLSAAARQRALDCLSRFGQRIRDIPAARVRALATNTVRQLREPQDFLAAAEAALGKPIEVVSGREEARLIYLGVAHAQPPKSNQRRLVIDIGGGSTEFIIGRGFETLERESLQAGCIASTRRFFPGGKLSRKRWKEALTEIGAEFQQFAGLYRSLGWQEAIGSSGTNKAIGEICAAMKLTKGAVTAEALPQVREKLLQADRIEDIDLPGLSSDRRPIIAGGVLVLEAAFEALELQRLMVSKAAMREGILFDMLGRGSDNDPRDLSTAALMQRYGIDEFQAARVEATAMRLFEQVEQDWGLDDDDARMLGWAARLHEIGLVIAHSQYHVHGAYLLEHSDIEGFSRQEQQVLSALVRTHRRGVPKNAFDALPDRLLLSARRKAALLRLAVLLHRSHDNEAIPRLDLTANGDRLDLVVSKKWIDARPLLRSDLVGEPEDMQGLGVAFKPFVA, from the coding sequence ATGGCGCCCCTGACCTCCCCCACCTCCCCTCCACTCCAGGACGGGGACCTGCTGGCCGCGATCGATCTGGGCTCCAACAGCTTCCACATGGTGGTGGCGCGGTCGCTGCTGGGACAGTTGCGCGTGGTCGACCGCCTGCGCGAAACCGTGCGCATGGCCGACGGCCTGGACGGCAAGGGCGGCCTGTCCGCCGCCGCCCGCCAACGCGCGCTGGACTGCCTGTCCCGCTTCGGCCAGCGCATCCGCGACATCCCCGCCGCCCGCGTGCGCGCCCTGGCCACCAATACGGTACGCCAGCTGCGCGAGCCGCAGGACTTCCTGGCCGCGGCCGAAGCCGCGCTGGGCAAGCCGATCGAAGTGGTATCCGGCCGCGAGGAGGCGCGCCTGATCTACCTGGGCGTGGCGCACGCGCAGCCGCCGAAATCCAACCAGCGCCGCCTGGTCATCGACATCGGCGGCGGCTCGACCGAGTTCATCATCGGCCGCGGCTTCGAGACGCTGGAGCGCGAAAGCCTGCAGGCCGGCTGCATCGCCAGCACGCGCCGCTTCTTCCCCGGCGGCAAGCTCTCGCGCAAGCGCTGGAAGGAAGCGCTCACCGAGATCGGCGCCGAGTTCCAGCAGTTCGCCGGCCTGTACCGCAGCCTGGGCTGGCAGGAAGCCATCGGCTCGTCGGGCACCAACAAGGCCATCGGCGAGATCTGCGCGGCCATGAAGCTCACCAAGGGCGCGGTCACCGCCGAAGCCCTGCCGCAGGTGCGCGAAAAGCTGCTGCAGGCCGACCGCATCGAGGACATCGACCTGCCCGGCCTGTCCAGCGACCGCCGCCCGATCATCGCCGGCGGCGTGCTGGTGCTGGAGGCCGCGTTCGAAGCGCTGGAGCTGCAGCGACTGATGGTCAGCAAGGCGGCGATGCGCGAAGGCATCCTGTTCGACATGCTGGGCCGCGGCAGCGACAACGATCCGCGCGACCTGTCCACCGCGGCGCTGATGCAGCGCTACGGCATCGACGAGTTCCAGGCCGCGCGGGTGGAAGCCACCGCGATGCGCCTGTTCGAACAGGTGGAGCAGGACTGGGGCCTGGACGACGACGATGCGCGCATGCTCGGCTGGGCCGCGCGCCTGCACGAGATCGGCCTGGTCATCGCCCACAGCCAGTACCACGTGCACGGCGCCTATCTGCTGGAGCACTCCGACATCGAAGGCTTCTCCCGCCAGGAACAGCAGGTGCTGTCGGCGCTGGTGCGCACGCATCGCCGCGGCGTCCCCAAGAACGCGTTCGACGCCCTGCCCGACCGCCTGCTGCTCAGCGCCCGGCGCAAGGCCGCCCTGCTGCGCCTGGCCGTGCTGCTGCACCGCTCGCACGACAACGAGGCCATTCCCCGCCTGGACCTGACCGCCAACGGCGACCGCCTGGACCTGGTGGTCAGCAAGAAATGGATCGACGCGCGCCCTCTGCTGCGCTCGGACCTGGTGGGCGAACCGGAGGACATGCAGGGGCTGGGCGTGGCGTTCAAGCCGTTCGTGGCCTGA
- a CDS encoding EAL domain-containing protein has protein sequence MIDRRIHDELLSDAWLDGGPGAAAIGRNVDRMLDAVRRHLDMDVAFVSEFNGRDRVFRHVASRLDPAPIRPGDSSPLDEGYCMRVVEGQIPQLIPDTGAIPVLDDIPETRALPIGAHLSVPIQLRDGRVYGTFCCFSLASNLSLGQRDLHMMRAFADLLAYQIDGDLDAVHEHEKKVARITSVLELGQPHMVYQPILRSSQRRIVGVECLSRFGLEPQRTPDVWFAEAREIGLGVRLELNAILSALDGLRRMPGDFYVALNVSPQTVISGGIDGYIDDLDPHRVVLEITEHSLVEDYGLLNKRLVPLREAGVRVAVDDAGAGYASMRHVLAIHPDIIKLDLSLTRDIDTDSPRRALAAALIEFARQTQSRVVAEGVETASELAALQALGVDDVQGYHLARPLEADALAQMLAAERPLA, from the coding sequence GTGATCGATCGAAGAATCCACGACGAGCTGCTGTCCGACGCCTGGCTGGACGGCGGCCCCGGCGCCGCGGCCATCGGCCGCAACGTGGACCGCATGCTGGATGCGGTGCGCCGCCACCTCGACATGGACGTGGCCTTCGTTTCCGAATTCAACGGCCGCGACCGGGTGTTCCGCCACGTCGCCAGCCGGCTGGACCCCGCCCCCATCCGCCCCGGCGATTCGAGCCCGCTGGATGAGGGTTACTGCATGCGCGTGGTCGAGGGGCAGATCCCGCAGCTGATTCCCGACACCGGCGCGATCCCCGTGCTGGACGACATTCCCGAGACGCGGGCGCTGCCCATCGGCGCGCACCTGAGCGTGCCCATCCAACTGCGCGACGGCCGCGTGTACGGCACCTTCTGCTGTTTCAGCCTGGCCTCCAACCTGTCGCTCGGCCAGCGCGACCTGCACATGATGCGTGCCTTCGCCGATCTGCTGGCCTACCAGATCGATGGCGACCTCGATGCGGTGCACGAACACGAAAAGAAGGTCGCCCGTATCACCTCGGTGCTGGAGCTGGGCCAGCCACACATGGTGTACCAGCCGATTCTCCGCAGCAGCCAACGCCGCATCGTCGGCGTGGAATGCCTGTCGCGCTTCGGGCTGGAACCGCAGCGGACGCCCGATGTGTGGTTCGCGGAGGCGCGCGAGATCGGCCTGGGCGTGCGTCTGGAACTCAACGCCATCCTGTCCGCGCTCGATGGCCTTCGCCGGATGCCGGGCGACTTCTACGTGGCCCTCAACGTGTCGCCGCAGACGGTCATCAGCGGCGGTATCGACGGCTATATCGACGACCTCGACCCGCACCGCGTGGTCCTGGAGATCACCGAGCACTCGCTGGTGGAGGATTACGGCCTGCTCAACAAGCGCCTGGTACCGCTGCGCGAGGCCGGGGTGCGCGTGGCCGTGGACGATGCGGGCGCGGGCTACGCCAGCATGCGCCACGTGCTGGCCATCCACCCGGACATCATCAAGCTCGACCTCAGCCTGACCCGCGATATCGACACGGATTCGCCGCGGCGCGCACTGGCGGCGGCGCTGATCGAGTTCGCACGGCAGACGCAGTCGCGCGTGGTCGCCGAAGGCGTGGAGACGGCCTCCGAGCTGGCGGCGTTGCAGGCGCTCGGGGTGGACGACGTGCAGGGTTACCACCTCGCACGTCCGTTGGAAGCCGACGCCCTTGCGCAGATGCTCGCTGCCGAACGGCCGCTGGCCTGA
- a CDS encoding aldo/keto reductase, with protein sequence MKTYPLADGLSTSRIGYGCMHLSRAWDASPITLEERRNAQRLIETALAHGITLFDHADIYARGKSEQVFGQVLRASPGLRAKMVLQSKCGIRFADDPPGAPQRYDFSYAHIVASVEGSLARLGVDHLDVLLLHRPDALVEPEEVARAFDALHASGKVRHFGVSNHTPGQIDLLRRHLRQPLVANQVEISLLHLPLIDDGVVANTTGHAYASAAGTLDHARLHDIRLQAWAPLAGGRLGTLSEFADPVVRQTSALLRQLAAAHGVAPEAIQLAWLLRHPAGLQPIVGTTDPVRLAACCAADEVQLSREAWYALFSAARGGRVP encoded by the coding sequence ATGAAGACGTATCCCCTGGCCGATGGCCTCAGCACGTCCCGCATCGGCTATGGCTGCATGCACCTGAGCCGGGCCTGGGACGCCTCGCCGATCACCCTGGAAGAACGCCGCAACGCGCAGCGGCTGATCGAAACGGCGCTGGCCCACGGCATCACCCTGTTCGACCACGCCGACATCTATGCGCGCGGCAAATCCGAGCAGGTGTTCGGCCAGGTGCTGCGCGCCTCGCCCGGGCTCCGCGCGAAGATGGTCCTGCAGTCGAAGTGCGGCATCCGCTTCGCCGACGATCCGCCCGGCGCCCCCCAGCGCTACGACTTCAGTTACGCGCATATCGTGGCCTCGGTCGAAGGCAGCCTGGCGCGCCTGGGCGTGGACCATCTGGACGTCCTGCTGCTGCATCGTCCCGATGCGCTGGTGGAACCGGAAGAGGTCGCACGGGCCTTCGACGCCCTGCATGCCAGCGGCAAGGTGCGACACTTCGGCGTCAGCAACCACACGCCCGGCCAGATCGACCTGCTGCGCCGCCACCTGCGCCAGCCGCTGGTGGCGAACCAGGTGGAAATAAGCCTGCTGCACCTGCCGCTGATCGATGACGGCGTGGTCGCCAACACCACCGGCCATGCCTACGCCTCCGCAGCCGGCACGCTGGACCATGCACGCCTGCACGACATCCGCCTGCAGGCCTGGGCGCCATTGGCCGGCGGCAGGCTGGGCACCCTGTCCGAGTTCGCCGACCCGGTGGTCCGCCAGACCTCGGCCTTGCTGCGGCAACTGGCCGCAGCGCATGGCGTGGCCCCCGAAGCGATCCAGCTGGCCTGGCTGCTGCGCCATCCCGCCGGCCTGCAACCCATCGTCGGCACCACCGACCCGGTGCGCCTGGCGGCCTGCTGCGCCGCGGACGAGGTGCAGCTCTCGCGCGAGGCCTGGTACGCGCTGTTCTCCGCGGCGCGCGGCGGGCGCGTGCCGTAA
- a CDS encoding cupin domain-containing protein — protein MPHTAINLQAKLGGFSEHWSPRVVAEMNDYQFKLAKILGEFVWHAHEQTDEVFIVLSGEMTLEFRDGAVPLAAGEMYVVPRGVEHRPVAREECSIRLVEPRGVINTGDAGGAYTAPNDVWI, from the coding sequence ATGCCGCATACCGCCATCAACCTGCAGGCCAAGCTGGGCGGCTTCTCGGAACACTGGTCGCCCCGGGTCGTGGCCGAAATGAACGACTACCAGTTCAAACTGGCCAAGATCCTGGGCGAGTTCGTGTGGCATGCGCATGAGCAGACCGACGAAGTCTTCATCGTGCTGTCGGGCGAAATGACGCTCGAGTTCCGGGACGGCGCCGTGCCGCTGGCCGCCGGCGAGATGTACGTGGTACCGCGGGGCGTCGAGCACCGGCCGGTCGCCCGCGAAGAATGCAGCATCAGGCTGGTCGAGCCCCGCGGCGTGATCAATACCGGCGACGCCGGCGGCGCCTACACCGCGCCCAACGATGTCTGGATCTGA
- a CDS encoding YbjQ family protein, whose protein sequence is MRPLDEAMVTTALELPGYRIRRNLGVVRGITVRSRSIVGNFLGGLQALFGGNITIYTELCEQARDQTYRDMLHHARQLGANAIIAVRYDATDVMAGLTEVLCYGTAVVVEPQDG, encoded by the coding sequence ATGCGCCCCCTGGACGAGGCGATGGTGACGACCGCGCTGGAACTTCCCGGCTACCGCATCCGCCGCAACCTGGGCGTGGTGCGCGGCATCACCGTGCGGTCGCGATCGATCGTGGGCAACTTCCTGGGCGGCCTGCAGGCGCTTTTCGGCGGCAACATCACCATCTACACCGAACTGTGCGAACAGGCGCGCGACCAGACCTATCGGGACATGCTCCATCATGCCCGCCAGCTGGGCGCCAATGCGATCATCGCCGTGCGCTACGACGCCACCGACGTGATGGCCGGCCTGACCGAGGTGCTGTGCTATGGCACGGCGGTGGTGGTCGAACCGCAGGACGGCTGA
- a CDS encoding DUF2798 domain-containing protein, giving the protein MRIPARFAPLLFGALLSAIMVSLVSAFVLLVNQGFHAGFLATWARSCATTWPVAFAAVTLLAPWVRRIVARLTA; this is encoded by the coding sequence ATGCGCATTCCCGCCCGTTTCGCGCCGTTGCTGTTCGGTGCGCTGCTGTCCGCCATCATGGTGTCGCTGGTGTCGGCGTTCGTGCTGCTGGTGAACCAAGGTTTCCATGCCGGGTTCCTGGCGACCTGGGCGCGCAGTTGCGCCACCACCTGGCCGGTGGCGTTCGCCGCGGTCACCTTGCTGGCGCCCTGGGTCCGCCGGATCGTCGCCAGGCTGACAGCCTGA
- a CDS encoding DUF2938 domain-containing protein yields MHAWTSTLLIGIGATFTMDAWGVLRRRFFGVPAPDYALVGRWLGHMPMGRFRHDAIARSPAVRGERALGWCMHYLTGVLFAAVLPMVWGIAWLRHPTPGPALLVGVITVAAPFLLMQPGMGAGIAASRTARPSMARAHSLLNHLVFGAGLYVSALLLHSVPSF; encoded by the coding sequence ATGCATGCCTGGACTTCGACCCTGCTCATCGGCATTGGCGCCACGTTCACGATGGATGCGTGGGGCGTGCTGCGTCGACGCTTTTTCGGCGTGCCGGCCCCCGACTATGCCCTGGTCGGGCGTTGGCTGGGCCATATGCCGATGGGCCGGTTCCGCCACGACGCCATCGCCCGAAGTCCTGCCGTCCGTGGGGAGCGCGCGCTGGGGTGGTGCATGCACTACCTCACCGGCGTGCTTTTTGCCGCGGTACTCCCCATGGTCTGGGGCATCGCGTGGCTGCGTCATCCCACGCCGGGGCCTGCGCTGCTCGTCGGTGTGATCACCGTTGCCGCGCCCTTCCTGCTGATGCAGCCGGGCATGGGGGCCGGCATTGCGGCGTCCAGGACCGCGCGCCCGTCCATGGCGCGCGCCCACAGCCTGCTGAATCACCTCGTGTTCGGAGCGGGGCTCTACGTGTCGGCCCTGCTACTGCATTCGGTCCCTTCCTTCTGA
- a CDS encoding helix-turn-helix domain-containing protein yields MHVDVLVNRSGAGLRRSTVARTMPLQVNFKSSGDAMDIGEVAKRSGVPASALRYYEQRGLIASDGRRGLRRTFHPGVLERLALIALGQTAGFSLDEIAAMFGADGRPDIDRRALRTKARELDAMILRLTAMRDGLKHAAACSAPSHFECPRFRALLGQATAQSPRGKAGGPRRPTRKAAHRPATPA; encoded by the coding sequence ATGCATGTCGATGTCCTCGTGAATCGGTCCGGCGCCGGCTTGCGCCGTTCGACCGTTGCGCGCACCATGCCACTTCAAGTCAACTTCAAGTCAAGCGGGGACGCGATGGACATAGGCGAGGTCGCAAAGCGGTCCGGCGTGCCGGCGTCGGCCCTGCGCTACTACGAGCAGAGGGGCCTGATCGCATCGGACGGTCGGCGCGGCCTGCGCCGCACCTTCCACCCTGGCGTGCTGGAGCGCCTGGCGCTGATCGCGTTGGGGCAGACGGCGGGGTTCTCGCTGGACGAGATCGCGGCCATGTTCGGTGCCGATGGCCGGCCCGACATCGATCGCCGCGCCCTGCGCACCAAGGCGCGCGAACTGGACGCGATGATCCTTCGCCTGACGGCCATGCGCGACGGGCTCAAACACGCCGCCGCCTGCTCTGCCCCCAGCCATTTCGAATGCCCCCGGTTCCGCGCCCTGCTGGGCCAGGCCACTGCCCAATCACCCCGAGGCAAGGCAGGCGGACCCCGCCGGCCGACGCGCAAGGCTGCCCATCGTCCGGCCACACCCGCCTGA
- a CDS encoding glycosyltransferase family 1 protein — MRFAIVTETYPPEVNGVALTVQGLETGLRQRGHAVSLVRPRQAVDAEAADDTLLVRGASLPRYPGLKFGLPATRRLLALWKESPPDAVYVATEGPLGWSAVRAARRLGIPVATGFHTRFDEYMRDYGVRFLQHTALRWMRRFHNGAQATLVPTRELADFLQAQGFHHAVRLARAVDAQHFSPARRDQALRAQWGLGPDDLAVIYVGRIAAEKNLDLSIRAFDAIRRQQPTARFVWVGDGPLRERLAQAHPDFVFCGVQRGEALARHFASGDLFLFSSHSETFGNVTLEAMASGVPTVAFNYGAAREHLRDGVHGAAVDDDEAFIAAALRLAADPAVRRTMGTAAVAAMGALRPEQVAADFDALLTDLALTRRSHHASIAAA, encoded by the coding sequence ATGCGCTTTGCCATCGTCACCGAGACGTACCCGCCGGAAGTCAACGGCGTGGCCCTCACCGTGCAGGGGCTGGAAACCGGCCTGCGCCAGCGCGGGCACGCCGTCTCGCTGGTACGGCCCCGTCAGGCGGTCGACGCAGAGGCGGCCGATGACACGCTGCTGGTGCGCGGGGCCAGCCTGCCGCGCTATCCCGGCCTGAAATTCGGCTTGCCGGCCACCCGGCGCCTGCTCGCGCTGTGGAAGGAATCCCCACCGGATGCGGTCTACGTGGCCACGGAAGGCCCTTTGGGTTGGTCGGCCGTGCGCGCGGCGCGTCGCCTGGGCATCCCGGTGGCCACCGGCTTCCATACGCGCTTCGACGAGTACATGCGCGACTACGGCGTGCGCTTCCTGCAGCACACCGCGCTGCGCTGGATGCGGCGCTTCCACAATGGCGCGCAGGCCACGCTGGTGCCGACGCGCGAACTGGCGGACTTCCTGCAGGCACAGGGCTTCCATCACGCGGTGCGCCTGGCGCGCGCGGTGGACGCGCAGCACTTCAGCCCGGCGCGCCGCGACCAGGCGCTGCGCGCGCAGTGGGGCCTGGGGCCGGACGACCTGGCGGTGATCTACGTGGGCCGCATCGCGGCGGAGAAGAACCTGGACCTGTCGATCCGGGCCTTCGACGCGATCCGGCGGCAGCAGCCGACGGCAAGGTTCGTGTGGGTGGGCGATGGCCCGCTGCGCGAACGGCTGGCGCAGGCGCATCCGGACTTCGTCTTCTGCGGCGTGCAGCGCGGCGAAGCGCTGGCGCGCCACTTCGCCAGCGGCGACCTGTTCCTGTTTTCCAGCCACAGCGAAACCTTCGGCAACGTCACCCTGGAGGCGATGGCCAGCGGCGTGCCGACGGTGGCCTTCAACTACGGCGCCGCACGCGAGCATCTGCGCGATGGCGTGCATGGCGCGGCGGTGGACGACGACGAGGCGTTCATCGCCGCTGCCCTGCGACTGGCCGCCGACCCGGCCGTGCGCCGCACGATGGGGACAGCCGCCGTCGCCGCGATGGGCGCCCTGCGCCCCGAGCAGGTGGCCGCCGATTTCGATGCCCTGCTGACCGATCTCGCCCTGACCCGGAGAAGCCACCATGCGTCCATCGCCGCCGCGTAA
- a CDS encoding phosphatase PAP2 family protein: MRPSPPRNALIGRDAGWCLRANRWGEWRGVRHFFAIVSRLGDGVFWYVLMAALIVADGLEGLAASAHLAATGVIALTLYKALKRWTRRPRPFASDVRIRAWIAPLDEFSFPSGHTLHAVAFTLVALAHYPMLAPLLIPFAGCVAASRVVLGLHYPSDVLAATAIGSALAGLSIWLVPGVSLLG, from the coding sequence ATGCGTCCATCGCCGCCGCGTAATGCCTTGATCGGCCGGGACGCCGGCTGGTGCCTGCGCGCCAACCGCTGGGGCGAATGGCGCGGGGTGCGCCACTTCTTCGCCATCGTCAGCCGGCTGGGCGACGGCGTGTTCTGGTACGTGCTGATGGCGGCGCTGATCGTGGCGGACGGGCTGGAGGGCCTGGCCGCGTCCGCGCACCTGGCCGCCACCGGCGTGATCGCACTGACGCTGTACAAGGCGCTGAAGCGCTGGACGCGCCGGCCGCGCCCGTTCGCCTCCGACGTGCGCATCCGCGCCTGGATCGCACCACTGGACGAATTCAGCTTCCCCTCCGGACACACGCTGCATGCGGTGGCCTTCACCCTGGTGGCGCTGGCGCACTACCCCATGCTGGCGCCCCTGCTGATCCCGTTCGCAGGGTGCGTGGCCGCCTCGCGGGTGGTGCTGGGCCTGCACTACCCCAGCGATGTGCTGGCGGCGACCGCCATCGGCTCGGCCCTGGCCGGGCTGTCGATCTGGCTGGTGCCCGGCGTCAGCCTGCTGGGATAA
- a CDS encoding carbon-nitrogen hydrolase family protein, with protein MKVAVAKYPIQAPVDFTAFAQRQAAVLGQAAAQGARIAVLPEYLSLELAASFDDATRADLHASLAALQRYRDDWLALYARLAASLDMYVVAGTFLLGQGDGRYRNRCDVFTPHGSHLWQDKLQLTGFEKDLGVIEGGDALKVFELEGVRAGVAVCYDSEFPLPVHAQAEAGARLLLVPSCTDTQAGATRVRVGCLARALENRMFVAQSVTAGEAPWNPALDVNTGEAAIFAPMDRGLPADGVVAQTVGNQAWAIADLDLDALDRSRAEAQVANDRDWMGQLKPALARAKLQAL; from the coding sequence ATGAAGGTCGCCGTGGCCAAGTATCCGATCCAGGCGCCCGTGGATTTCACTGCGTTCGCCCAGCGCCAGGCAGCCGTGCTGGGCCAGGCCGCCGCGCAGGGCGCGCGCATCGCCGTACTGCCCGAATACCTGTCGCTGGAACTGGCCGCCAGCTTCGACGACGCCACCCGGGCCGACCTGCACGCCTCCCTGGCCGCGCTCCAGCGTTATCGCGACGACTGGCTGGCGTTGTATGCGCGGCTGGCAGCGTCGCTGGACATGTACGTGGTGGCCGGTACCTTCCTGCTGGGGCAGGGTGATGGCCGCTATCGCAACCGCTGCGACGTGTTCACCCCGCATGGCAGCCACCTCTGGCAGGACAAGCTGCAGCTCACCGGATTCGAAAAGGACCTCGGCGTGATCGAGGGCGGCGATGCGCTGAAGGTGTTCGAGCTGGAGGGCGTGCGCGCCGGCGTGGCCGTCTGTTACGACAGCGAATTCCCGCTGCCCGTGCATGCGCAGGCCGAAGCCGGCGCGCGCCTGCTGCTGGTGCCCAGCTGCACCGACACCCAGGCCGGCGCGACCCGCGTGCGCGTGGGGTGCCTGGCGCGCGCGCTGGAGAACCGCATGTTCGTGGCGCAGTCGGTGACGGCGGGCGAAGCGCCGTGGAACCCGGCGCTCGACGTCAACACGGGCGAGGCCGCGATCTTCGCGCCGATGGACCGCGGCCTGCCCGCGGACGGGGTGGTGGCGCAAACGGTGGGCAACCAGGCCTGGGCGATCGCCGACCTGGACCTCGATGCGCTCGACCGCAGCCGGGCCGAGGCCCAGGTGGCCAATGATCGCGACTGGATGGGCCAGCTGAAGCCCGCCCTCGCACGCGCCAAGCTTCAGGCGTTGTAG
- a CDS encoding GNAT family N-acetyltransferase: protein MTSAHTIGLFRGPEITPWLEDVARLRAAVFRDWPYLYEGDPGYERDYLAAYAASSESVFVLAMEDGQVIGASTGLPLMDDAEAFRQPFVDGAIDPEDVFYFGESVLLPAYRGFGIGHAFFDHREAHARALGRFACAAFCAVDRADDDPRRPADHRGNEMFWRKRGYERRPGMTMRLSWREVGQGEVDHALTFWLRPLEVAR from the coding sequence ATGACCTCTGCGCACACCATCGGCCTCTTCCGCGGGCCGGAGATCACCCCTTGGCTGGAGGATGTCGCACGCCTGCGCGCCGCGGTGTTTCGCGATTGGCCCTACCTGTACGAGGGCGACCCAGGGTATGAGCGCGACTACCTCGCCGCCTATGCCGCTTCGTCCGAAAGCGTGTTCGTGCTGGCGATGGAGGACGGGCAGGTGATCGGCGCCTCCACCGGCCTGCCGCTGATGGACGATGCCGAAGCCTTCCGCCAGCCGTTCGTCGACGGCGCCATCGATCCGGAGGACGTCTTCTATTTCGGCGAATCGGTGCTGTTGCCGGCGTACCGCGGCTTCGGGATAGGCCATGCCTTCTTCGATCATCGCGAGGCGCATGCGCGCGCATTGGGACGCTTTGCGTGCGCGGCGTTCTGCGCCGTTGATCGCGCCGACGACGATCCACGCAGGCCGGCCGATCATCGTGGCAACGAGATGTTCTGGCGCAAGCGCGGCTACGAGCGGCGCCCCGGCATGACGATGCGTTTGTCGTGGCGCGAGGTCGGCCAGGGCGAAGTCGACCATGCGCTGACGTTCTGGCTGCGCCCGCTGGAGGTCGCGCGATGA
- the creD gene encoding cell envelope integrity protein CreD, protein MKSLKLLLRFLTVGGLVLLLLIPLLMIRGVIQDRERYRAVAEARVSQSMAGAQQVVGPLRVVPWREERLVNALNEDGKPEVRRDVKEGYLLQTPATLTVDGQLQPGERRIGLYSVNVYEWKAAMKAGFAPLQVPQADGRIYGQPYVVVGMADVRGLVGTPSLKVDGVPRTLAAGTGAMASRMEGVHALLDAPGGSLPASNLRLEMALAGTQTLGIAPIADSNDIAVRSPWRQPLFGGRFLPNAKTLDERGFTARWQVSSLASAAQSQLESASGKLTQAPSLRVSPEGLGEGAGGDTAIDSAVVSLADTVDVYTQVDRASKYGILFVVLTFVGFALFELIKRLPIHPLQYLLVGLALAIFFLLLLSLSEHIAFWQAYLVSAAACIGLQFFYLSGVLKSWLRAAGFATMLTALYGVLYILLKSENNALLMGSLLLFGILAAIMWVTRKVDWYALGTELR, encoded by the coding sequence ATGAAGTCATTGAAACTGCTGTTGCGTTTCCTCACCGTGGGCGGGCTGGTCCTGCTGCTGCTCATTCCGCTGCTGATGATCCGCGGCGTCATCCAGGACCGCGAACGCTACCGCGCGGTGGCGGAAGCACGCGTTTCCCAAAGCATGGCCGGGGCGCAGCAGGTCGTGGGGCCGCTGCGCGTCGTGCCCTGGCGCGAGGAGCGCCTGGTCAATGCGCTGAACGAGGACGGCAAGCCCGAAGTGCGTCGGGACGTGAAGGAGGGCTATCTGCTGCAGACCCCGGCGACCCTGACGGTGGACGGGCAGCTGCAGCCCGGGGAACGGCGCATCGGCCTGTACTCGGTGAACGTGTACGAGTGGAAGGCCGCGATGAAGGCGGGCTTCGCGCCGCTGCAGGTGCCGCAGGCCGACGGGCGCATCTACGGCCAGCCCTACGTGGTGGTCGGCATGGCGGACGTGCGCGGACTGGTCGGCACCCCTTCGCTGAAGGTCGATGGCGTGCCACGCACGCTGGCCGCCGGCACGGGCGCGATGGCCTCGCGGATGGAGGGCGTCCACGCGCTGCTGGACGCCCCGGGCGGCTCCTTGCCCGCCAGCAACCTGCGCCTGGAGATGGCGCTGGCGGGCACGCAGACCCTCGGCATCGCGCCCATCGCCGACAGCAACGACATCGCGGTCCGTTCGCCGTGGCGGCAGCCGCTGTTCGGTGGCCGGTTCCTGCCCAATGCGAAGACGCTGGACGAGCGCGGCTTCACCGCGCGCTGGCAGGTGTCGTCGCTGGCCAGCGCGGCGCAGAGCCAGCTGGAGTCGGCGTCCGGCAAGCTGACCCAGGCGCCTTCGCTGCGCGTCTCGCCGGAGGGCTTGGGTGAGGGGGCGGGCGGCGACACCGCCATCGACAGCGCAGTGGTCAGCCTGGCCGATACGGTCGACGTCTACACCCAGGTGGACCGGGCCAGCAAGTACGGCATCCTGTTCGTGGTGCTGACCTTCGTGGGGTTTGCCCTGTTCGAACTGATCAAGCGCCTGCCGATCCATCCGCTGCAGTACCTGCTGGTCGGCCTGGCGCTGGCGATCTTCTTCCTGCTGCTGCTCAGCCTGTCCGAGCACATCGCTTTCTGGCAGGCCTATCTGGTGTCCGCCGCCGCGTGCATCGGGCTGCAGTTCTTCTACCTGTCCGGCGTGCTGAAGAGCTGGCTGCGCGCGGCCGGCTTCGCGACCATGCTGACGGCCCTGTACGGCGTGCTGTACATCCTGCTGAAATCGGAGAACAACGCGCTGCTGATGGGCTCGCTGCTGCTGTTCGGTATCCTGGCGGCGATCATGTGGGTGACCCGCAAGGTGGACTGGTACGCGCTGGGCACCGAGTTGCGTTGA